From the Syntrophales bacterium genome, one window contains:
- a CDS encoding amidohydrolase family protein, whose protein sequence is MIDIHTHIGRIMYGERFLKPAELLQFMDRNRIEKAVVLPIENPEELDYYVTTEEVLRAYRRYPDRIIPFCNVDPRHCTNDGNWDPTPIITEYVDQGCRGFGEVLANMRVDDNRMQRIYQVCGKLGLPITIHFGKLNGLYDEIGLPHFEEMLKKYPQTIFLGHAVFWYEIFAQTKEDAKPGYPKEKIIPGGQLDRLFSIYPNLYGDLSANSGYYAISRDPEFGKAFLERHAKQLLFGTDYLRLGQETPIIEFLKHIGLDKKTYQAIVKDNAKRILKF, encoded by the coding sequence ATGATTGATATACATACACATATCGGCAGGATTATGTATGGCGAGAGGTTTCTGAAGCCGGCAGAGTTGCTTCAGTTTATGGACAGGAACCGAATTGAAAAAGCGGTAGTTCTGCCGATAGAGAATCCGGAGGAATTGGACTATTACGTAACTACGGAAGAAGTCCTGCGGGCGTACCGTCGGTATCCGGACAGGATTATCCCGTTTTGCAATGTTGACCCAAGACATTGTACCAACGATGGTAATTGGGACCCCACGCCAATCATAACGGAGTATGTTGACCAGGGATGCAGAGGTTTTGGCGAAGTCCTGGCTAACATGCGGGTTGATGATAATAGAATGCAGAGGATTTACCAGGTTTGCGGTAAACTCGGTTTGCCCATAACCATTCATTTCGGCAAGTTGAACGGTCTTTATGATGAAATTGGTTTGCCGCATTTTGAGGAGATGCTCAAGAAGTATCCTCAAACTATTTTTCTGGGGCACGCGGTTTTTTGGTACGAAATTTTCGCCCAAACCAAAGAAGACGCGAAACCTGGTTATCCAAAAGAGAAAATTATTCCCGGCGGCCAACTGGACCGCCTCTTTTCTATCTACCCCAACCTTTATGGAGACCTTTCTGCAAACAGCGGTTACTACGCGATTAGCCGCGATCCGGAATTTGGCAAGGCTTTTCTGGAGCGGCATGCAAAGCAGCTTCTCTTTGGCACCGACTATTTGAGGTTAGGGCAAGAAACGCCGATTATTGAATTTCTCAAACACATCGGGTTGGATAAGAAAACATATCAGGCGATTGTGAAGGATAATGCAAAGCGAATCTTGAAATTTTAA
- a CDS encoding DegT/DnrJ/EryC1/StrS family aminotransferase has product MRKFPVRISLGKAERRAVCRVMDRAIRKGNVYLERYAGLEVDAYEKEFAAYFDSKFATAVSSGTAAIHTALAALELEPGTEVIVPPITDPGTIAPVLMQQCIPVFADVQDNTLNISAKSIERRITRHTGAVIVVHLVGHPADMEAIMPICRRHRLKVIEDCAQAPGARLNGKLIGTFGDMAAFSLMCIKHMTSGGQGGMVVTDSEEYYWRAKRFADRGKPFNSEESANVRLGLNYRMTDLEAAIGRVQLKRLAGMIAKRERIVQALEKGTRNLQAFRFRKTIPGAKSAHWFVFVYYDASKMKISKEKCVTALNKEGIPAGAYYVELIYDQPWIKHRRTFGNSQLPWSLMKRTEKIDYTGCCPNAEGALRDTIRILIHEGWTNREVKATIAALEKMERLYGKEDVQCG; this is encoded by the coding sequence ATGAGGAAATTTCCGGTTAGAATTTCATTGGGTAAGGCGGAAAGACGGGCTGTGTGTCGCGTCATGGACCGCGCGATACGTAAAGGCAACGTTTACCTTGAGAGGTATGCCGGCCTAGAGGTCGATGCATACGAAAAGGAATTTGCTGCGTATTTCGACAGCAAATTCGCCACGGCTGTCAGCTCAGGGACAGCGGCGATCCACACGGCGCTTGCCGCCCTGGAGTTGGAGCCGGGGACTGAGGTGATTGTGCCGCCGATCACGGATCCGGGAACTATTGCGCCGGTTTTAATGCAGCAGTGTATCCCTGTTTTTGCGGATGTGCAAGACAACACGCTGAACATTTCGGCGAAGTCAATCGAGCGACGCATTACCCGACATACCGGCGCAGTGATAGTTGTTCATCTCGTCGGTCACCCGGCCGACATGGAAGCTATTATGCCAATCTGCCGGCGGCATAGATTGAAGGTGATTGAGGATTGCGCTCAGGCGCCCGGCGCCCGGCTGAATGGAAAGCTCATCGGGACTTTCGGAGATATGGCGGCGTTCAGCCTGATGTGTATTAAACATATGACCTCGGGAGGCCAGGGCGGCATGGTTGTCACGGACAGCGAGGAGTATTACTGGAGAGCGAAGCGCTTTGCCGATCGCGGCAAGCCTTTCAACAGTGAGGAGTCCGCCAACGTGCGTTTGGGCTTAAACTATCGAATGACCGATCTGGAGGCTGCGATCGGACGGGTGCAGTTGAAGCGGCTTGCCGGTATGATTGCCAAGAGGGAACGAATTGTGCAGGCGCTTGAGAAAGGCACGCGCAATTTACAGGCATTCCGGTTTCGGAAAACGATTCCAGGAGCAAAATCGGCGCATTGGTTCGTGTTTGTCTATTATGACGCAAGCAAGATGAAAATAAGCAAAGAAAAGTGCGTGACTGCTTTGAATAAAGAGGGTATCCCTGCCGGTGCTTATTACGTGGAATTAATATATGATCAGCCGTGGATAAAGCACCGGCGTACATTCGGGAACTCTCAGTTGCCGTGGAGTCTTATGAAGCGTACGGAAAAAATAGACTACACGGGCTGTTGTCCAAACGCCGAAGGGGCTTTACGGGATACAATTAGAATACTTATTCATGAGGGATGGACAAATCGCGAGGTTAAGGCCACGATTGCGGCATTAGAAAAAATGGAGCGCCTCTACGGGAAGGAGGATGTACAATGCGGGTAG